One segment of Rhodopirellula baltica SH 1 DNA contains the following:
- a CDS encoding glycoside hydrolase family protein: MYSETAGTRKTLGDVDILYHDGIYHLFHLVLPNHDFIAHAVSNNCFSWRRVENALFIGDPGSWDDSMLWTMHVSPNPHRPGSWRMFYTGLSRRDHGAKQRLGMAESDDLYCWTKTPVAWEDRRSALPYDLPGRPPQPPFKQDMKSCFPLSPDREHYESEIDEARNWVSWRDPYYYHEDGRGWLLAAGRVNHGPIVRRGCVAVMEEVQPNKFEQRKPLHHPGLYDDIEVPNLFKINGDYYLVGSMREDAKIRYWHTEKIGKPWRTYADNVLLASGNYAGRITTDDKGVLLWSFFTPGGADRQTGNLMPPPKRICRLPNGQLEVRTFEGFDSLVESSVPVEKLTPIKPVECQYARTSNDNSFDLDCESGFQCFALEEDLSCFRLRCNLKMMDEGKCGVAFRLDRESHDGYYLSLDLFKGVAQLRAWGSGPDGSGEETMQFQSLQAGYWEREIRGEVELQLIAYGSYIEVSVGGHVLLSLADQTFNHGAIGFNLESGNLRVTDVQVERFIPPVQSDEHLANG; the protein is encoded by the coding sequence ATGTATTCAGAAACAGCCGGCACCCGAAAGACTCTCGGTGACGTCGATATTCTCTATCACGATGGCATTTACCATCTGTTTCACCTCGTTCTTCCGAACCACGATTTCATTGCGCACGCGGTCAGCAACAACTGCTTTTCTTGGCGACGAGTCGAAAACGCACTGTTCATCGGCGACCCGGGCAGCTGGGACGACTCAATGCTGTGGACAATGCACGTCAGCCCAAACCCGCATCGGCCTGGATCATGGCGGATGTTCTACACCGGGTTGTCCCGACGAGATCACGGTGCCAAGCAGAGACTCGGGATGGCCGAGAGCGATGACCTTTATTGTTGGACCAAAACCCCCGTCGCATGGGAAGATCGCCGATCGGCGTTGCCATACGATTTGCCTGGCCGGCCACCCCAACCGCCGTTTAAGCAGGACATGAAGAGCTGCTTTCCCCTCAGCCCCGATCGAGAACACTACGAGTCTGAGATTGACGAAGCAAGAAACTGGGTGTCATGGCGTGATCCCTATTACTACCACGAAGATGGTCGCGGTTGGTTGTTGGCCGCGGGACGAGTCAACCACGGCCCGATCGTTCGCCGAGGCTGCGTCGCGGTGATGGAAGAAGTTCAGCCAAACAAGTTCGAGCAACGCAAGCCACTCCATCACCCTGGACTGTACGACGACATCGAAGTCCCGAACCTGTTCAAGATCAACGGCGACTACTACCTCGTCGGCAGCATGCGTGAAGATGCGAAGATCAGGTATTGGCACACGGAGAAAATCGGCAAACCCTGGAGGACATACGCGGACAACGTTCTGTTGGCCAGCGGGAATTATGCCGGAAGAATCACGACGGATGACAAAGGGGTTCTACTGTGGAGCTTCTTCACACCAGGCGGTGCCGACCGACAAACCGGCAATCTGATGCCACCGCCCAAACGCATTTGTCGATTGCCAAACGGTCAATTGGAAGTCCGGACCTTCGAAGGTTTCGATTCGTTAGTCGAAAGTTCAGTTCCGGTCGAAAAACTCACTCCGATCAAACCGGTCGAATGCCAGTACGCTCGCACTTCGAACGACAACTCATTCGACTTGGATTGTGAATCCGGCTTTCAGTGCTTTGCGTTGGAAGAGGACCTCAGTTGCTTCCGCCTGCGATGCAACCTGAAGATGATGGACGAAGGCAAATGCGGCGTCGCATTTCGACTCGATCGCGAATCTCACGACGGATACTATTTGTCGCTGGACTTGTTCAAAGGCGTCGCCCAACTCCGTGCTTGGGGCAGCGGTCCGGATGGGTCGGGTGAAGAAACGATGCAGTTTCAAAGCCTGCAAGCCGGATACTGGGAACGAGAAATTCGCGGCGAAGTCGAACTGCAACTGATCGCTTATGGCAGCTACATCGAAGTGTCAGTCGGCGGGCACGTGCTGCTTTCTCTCGCGGACCAAACCTTCAATCACGGCGCAATCGGTTTCAACTTGGAAAGCGGCAACCTTCGGGTCACCGACGTTCAAGTGGAACGCTTCATTCCACCTGTCCAATCGGATGAACACCTCGCCAATGGATGA
- a CDS encoding phospholipase D-like domain-containing protein, whose product MIWIVAYISSVLGAFLTIVAMTVIRHEERHNVGRLGWLGLVLLSPPIGLVLFLWLGGRKISAEHSQRKLVDLPAAADGSDRSRSGLERMLEKRGLRSPTVGNQVRLLHRTTDVLDAYLELIDEAKEVLYVMTFIMDERKSTQRIVERLCARAREGVQVRLLCDGFGSFLMSDEQLEQIREAGGRAMRFKPMSQLSRLAYLNFRNHRKLAVADGRRAILGGANLVEEELDINEDDESWVDMSILIEGPAAAQLQAVFCSDWNFVAEEELPPVDYECPNPPKHPENTRMTVMPIGPDGPEEILEDFWNYAINRAEERVWICTPYFVPTAQSMRCLESACRRGIDVRILVPDDSDLAPVDYARIDYMDDLQYLGAKLYRYQDSMVHAKLGIVDDFTAVVGSANFDVRSFFLNYELSVVIHDQPTIQKFSDWYESLLPNCELGLPEHTAWRSTLGLCARLFASEL is encoded by the coding sequence ATGATTTGGATTGTCGCCTACATCAGCAGCGTGCTGGGAGCATTCCTGACAATCGTTGCGATGACAGTGATTCGCCACGAAGAACGCCACAACGTCGGTCGACTCGGCTGGCTAGGACTCGTCTTGCTCTCACCACCGATTGGTTTGGTGCTCTTCCTATGGCTGGGTGGCCGAAAAATCTCCGCTGAACATTCACAGCGCAAATTGGTCGATTTGCCAGCAGCGGCGGATGGCAGCGATCGCTCACGGTCCGGCTTGGAACGCATGCTCGAAAAGCGAGGTCTGCGGTCTCCGACGGTTGGAAACCAAGTCCGATTGCTTCACCGTACCACCGATGTCCTCGATGCCTATTTGGAGCTGATCGACGAAGCGAAAGAAGTCTTGTACGTGATGACCTTCATCATGGATGAACGAAAAAGCACCCAGCGAATCGTGGAGCGTCTCTGCGCCCGTGCTCGGGAAGGCGTCCAGGTGAGACTACTTTGTGACGGATTTGGCTCGTTCCTCATGTCCGACGAACAACTCGAACAAATTCGCGAAGCAGGCGGTCGTGCGATGCGATTCAAGCCGATGTCGCAACTCAGTCGGCTGGCCTATTTGAATTTCCGCAACCACCGCAAACTTGCCGTCGCCGATGGACGGCGTGCAATCTTGGGCGGAGCCAACTTGGTCGAGGAAGAACTTGACATCAACGAAGACGACGAAAGCTGGGTCGACATGAGCATCCTCATCGAAGGCCCTGCGGCGGCTCAGTTGCAAGCGGTCTTTTGCAGCGATTGGAACTTTGTCGCCGAAGAGGAACTGCCACCCGTCGACTATGAGTGTCCCAATCCACCTAAACATCCCGAAAACACCCGCATGACGGTGATGCCGATCGGCCCCGACGGCCCCGAGGAGATCCTGGAAGACTTTTGGAATTACGCCATCAATCGTGCCGAAGAACGCGTGTGGATCTGCACGCCTTACTTCGTTCCGACCGCGCAATCGATGAGGTGTTTGGAATCCGCATGTCGACGTGGCATTGATGTCCGCATCCTAGTCCCTGACGACAGCGACCTTGCTCCGGTTGATTACGCACGCATCGATTACATGGACGACCTGCAATACCTCGGTGCCAAGCTCTACCGTTATCAAGACAGCATGGTGCACGCGAAACTCGGCATCGTGGATGACTTCACCGCCGTGGTTGGTTCTGCCAACTTTGACGTCCGATCCTTCTTTCTCAACTACGAACTGTCGGTGGTCATTCACGATCAACCCACCATCCAAAAGTTCAGCGACTGGTACGAATCACTCCTGCCAAATTGCGAACTCGGATTGCCCGAGCACACGGCATGGCGTTCAACGCTGGGGCTTTGCGCGAGGCTGTTTGCATCAGAGCTGTAG
- the lepB gene encoding signal peptidase I has translation MSELNHVPRRPLIAAFLSLCCGPLGQLYAGRGKRSVTLAVVTLVLMIVAAPIALWIPGGHVSFKLLMFAFACWPVFLIVDAFQCARKARQQRLHWYQRWWLYPLVFLAYLGPVSLISELRTAFIAQAFLIPAGSMHPTITPGDRILVNKLGSRDDAIDYGNVVVYYSKGPGSPQYVTRVVALEGDTIEIRDESVFVNGKQISEPYAAFDGDLPTYPNMVNMQPVVVPPRHFFALSDSRRRSMDSRMLGPVPIDYFQGVASRIFWSRPREINFSVSPENSQIGAIAWERVGMPIR, from the coding sequence ATGAGCGAATTGAATCACGTACCAAGACGGCCACTGATCGCCGCGTTTCTCAGCCTGTGTTGTGGACCGCTTGGGCAGTTGTACGCTGGACGAGGCAAGCGTTCTGTGACGTTGGCCGTTGTGACGTTGGTGCTCATGATCGTCGCTGCACCGATCGCCTTGTGGATTCCGGGCGGCCACGTTTCATTCAAACTGTTGATGTTTGCGTTTGCTTGCTGGCCAGTTTTTTTGATTGTAGATGCGTTTCAATGTGCCAGGAAAGCTCGTCAGCAGCGACTGCATTGGTACCAGAGGTGGTGGCTTTACCCACTCGTCTTTCTCGCCTACCTAGGGCCAGTGTCATTGATTTCTGAGTTGCGAACCGCCTTCATCGCGCAGGCTTTTCTTATTCCGGCGGGGTCGATGCACCCGACGATCACACCAGGAGATCGAATCTTGGTGAACAAGCTCGGTTCTCGAGACGACGCAATCGACTACGGGAACGTGGTGGTGTACTACAGCAAGGGCCCCGGCAGCCCACAGTATGTGACACGAGTGGTAGCGCTCGAAGGCGATACGATCGAAATTCGAGATGAGTCCGTGTTCGTAAATGGGAAGCAGATCAGCGAACCTTACGCAGCATTTGATGGTGATCTTCCAACCTATCCGAACATGGTGAACATGCAGCCGGTCGTCGTGCCTCCACGCCACTTCTTCGCGCTGAGCGACTCTCGACGACGATCGATGGATAGCCGAATGCTCGGCCCTGTTCCGATCGACTATTTTCAAGGCGTCGCTTCTCGTATCTTCTGGTCGCGCCCTCGCGAAATTAACTTCTCGGTGTCGCCGGAGAATTCTCAAATCGGAGCGATCGCTTGGGAGCGAGTTGGGATGCCGATCCGGTAA